The Spirosoma radiotolerans genome has a window encoding:
- a CDS encoding DUF1573 domain-containing protein: protein MKRILFFASLILLTASIAMTVPAALFNWRSATHDFGRIAQGKPVTAEYTFTNTGELPLVINSAKGSCGCTGVDYPKGAVLPGQTGKIKATFNAAALGAFNKTVLVESNAEGGSQTLYLKGEVVKEAASAQ, encoded by the coding sequence ATGAAACGCATCCTATTCTTCGCTTCGCTGATTTTACTGACGGCTTCCATTGCCATGACTGTTCCAGCGGCCCTGTTCAACTGGCGTAGTGCCACCCACGATTTTGGGCGTATTGCCCAAGGCAAGCCCGTTACGGCTGAATACACATTTACCAATACAGGCGAATTACCGCTGGTTATCAATTCAGCAAAAGGCTCCTGCGGTTGTACGGGCGTCGACTACCCAAAAGGTGCGGTGTTACCCGGCCAGACGGGAAAGATCAAGGCGACGTTCAATGCGGCTGCACTAGGCGCATTCAACAAAACCGTTCTGGTTGAATCAAACGCCGAGGGTGGTTCGCAAACGTTGTATCTCAAAGGTGAAGTGGTGAAGGAAGCCGCGTCAGCCCAATAA
- a CDS encoding sensor histidine kinase, with translation MSRLRLLIVLSVLSIIGILAVQAIWVRNAYALRERQFRQSAFIALQDVADDVAQLNHFTINRYAVTQLSPDYFIVNTDAPIDPVTLEAFIQRSLQQHHLITDYEYGIYNCETDRMVYGAYVSTSSSTPLTTGIQGKNLPKFPRYTYYFGIRFPNQTGFVAGQLSGWLWSTVAVLVVVMFFGYTLSVVLKQRRLTEVQRDFINNITHELQTPVSTIRVAADVLQSDAILQQPDRLKQYARVMGEESRRLQKQINSVLQLARSERNGFVLDREVIDLHELMTTVADRFAPYVTLGLMAPDARLQADRYHLETSLNNLIDNALKYCTTTPCVLLETRLERGQLIWSVKDNGIGIAPEHQKAVFHQFFRVTSGHTHNVKGFGLGLYYVHQVMRAHGWRLTLTSQPDQGSTFAIACPYLKSVRVNERKSECPSGAKVV, from the coding sequence ATGTCTCGCCTGCGTCTATTGATCGTACTTTCGGTTTTATCCATCATCGGCATCCTGGCGGTGCAGGCGATATGGGTGCGAAATGCCTACGCCCTACGGGAACGGCAGTTCCGGCAATCAGCCTTCATTGCCTTGCAGGACGTAGCCGATGACGTAGCCCAACTAAATCACTTTACGATCAATCGGTACGCGGTCACACAGCTTTCGCCTGATTACTTCATTGTCAACACCGATGCACCAATTGATCCGGTCACCCTGGAAGCCTTCATCCAGCGATCGCTTCAACAACACCATCTTATTACAGATTATGAATATGGTATCTATAATTGCGAAACCGACCGCATGGTCTATGGTGCCTATGTGAGCACCAGCAGTTCAACGCCCTTGACAACAGGTATTCAGGGCAAAAATCTACCGAAGTTTCCGCGCTACACTTACTACTTCGGTATTCGATTTCCGAACCAAACGGGTTTTGTAGCGGGGCAATTGAGTGGCTGGCTATGGTCCACAGTGGCGGTATTGGTGGTGGTTATGTTCTTTGGCTATACGCTGAGCGTTGTGCTGAAACAACGGCGGCTAACGGAAGTACAGCGTGACTTCATCAACAACATTACCCACGAACTTCAAACGCCCGTTTCCACCATTCGCGTGGCGGCCGACGTGCTTCAATCCGACGCCATTCTTCAACAACCCGACCGTCTGAAGCAATACGCCAGGGTCATGGGTGAAGAAAGTCGGCGGTTGCAGAAGCAGATTAACAGCGTCCTGCAATTGGCCCGTTCGGAACGCAACGGCTTTGTGCTTGATCGGGAAGTTATTGATCTACACGAACTTATGACGACTGTTGCGGACAGATTTGCGCCCTACGTAACGCTTGGCCTCATGGCACCAGATGCCCGCCTTCAGGCCGACCGGTATCATCTCGAAACGTCGCTCAATAACCTGATCGACAATGCCTTAAAATATTGCACTACTACTCCCTGCGTTCTCCTGGAAACCCGGCTCGAACGCGGCCAGTTGATTTGGTCCGTTAAAGACAATGGTATTGGCATTGCCCCGGAACATCAGAAAGCCGTTTTTCATCAGTTCTTCCGCGTCACCTCCGGCCACACCCACAACGTCAAAGGATTTGGCCTGGGGCTTTATTACGTTCATCAGGTCATGCGGGCGCACGGCTGGCGGTTAACCCTGACGAGCCAGCCAGATCAGGGAAGTACGTTTGCCATCGCCTGCCCTTATTTAAAGAGCGTAAGAGTGAATGAGCGTAAGAGTGAGTGCCCAAGCGGAGCGAAAGTAGTGTAA
- a CDS encoding response regulator transcription factor, which yields MNTAHILFVEDDINLGFVVRDTLENVPFAVTHCTTGPEAWVAFQTQSFDLCLLDVMLPQTDGFTLARQIRSVNTQIPILFLSALADKSDRLQGLRLGADDYLTKPFSVEELLLKINIFLRRTIKEASLLTNTFLDRKNLTLSVHGQTQILTQREADVMAYLLDRPNTLVRRDELLRAVWGDDDYFMGRSLDVFISRLRKRLAQSASLRIENVHSVGFILRQ from the coding sequence TTGAACACCGCTCATATCCTGTTTGTCGAAGATGACATCAATCTCGGCTTTGTTGTCCGCGACACCCTTGAAAATGTGCCTTTTGCGGTAACACATTGTACAACCGGGCCCGAAGCCTGGGTTGCTTTTCAAACGCAATCATTTGATTTATGCCTGCTGGATGTCATGCTGCCCCAAACAGATGGCTTTACACTGGCGCGCCAGATTCGGTCTGTAAATACGCAAATCCCGATCCTGTTTCTGAGTGCGCTGGCAGATAAAAGCGACCGGCTGCAAGGGTTACGGCTTGGTGCCGATGACTACCTGACCAAGCCTTTCAGCGTTGAGGAGCTCCTCCTGAAAATCAATATTTTCCTGCGCCGAACGATTAAAGAAGCCAGCCTGCTCACAAATACGTTTCTCGACAGAAAAAATTTAACGCTTTCGGTTCATGGGCAAACGCAGATACTCACTCAACGCGAAGCCGATGTGATGGCTTACCTCCTCGACCGGCCCAACACGCTCGTCCGGCGCGATGAACTATTACGGGCCGTTTGGGGCGACGATGACTATTTTATGGGCCGCAGTCTCGACGTTTTTATTTCCCGGCTTCGCAAACGGCTTGCCCAGAGCGCAAGCCTTCGGATTGAAAATGTGCACAGTGTCGGATTTATTTTGCGACAGTAA
- a CDS encoding lipase family protein: protein MILLKSTIFLFLLGAMLLVAPSSCKQSNSTESVTPVPARTLVSSALLGEYTTAQLRSRFTGVNAPLQFFIRYGIKAYRLEYTTTNTDGKTIKASGALIIPSVPTPVAMISMQHGTITREDDAPSNFYSSSEAYSFGSVFASQGYIIAAPDYIGYGASKDLPHTYEQRNGLATASLDMIRATRDFLTDQQINWDKRLMIAGYSEGGYATMSLQKKIEEETGTEFNLVASSCGAGAYDKPAFMKQIINEKSSGVDYINRLYLWVLQTYDRIYGLNRPASAYFKEPYATQIAAQGNNATINVSLNQAFTDSFRQGINNGTDKAFLAAVQDNDVHDWKPRTPTRLYHGDADEIVNFLNSQNAYDAMTKRGATNVQLIPIKGATHATGVLSFILGTYDFFGTIQ, encoded by the coding sequence ATGATCTTGTTAAAATCAACAATTTTTCTCTTCCTGCTTGGGGCTATGTTACTCGTTGCGCCAAGTAGTTGTAAGCAATCCAACTCAACAGAATCGGTCACGCCGGTTCCTGCCCGAACACTGGTTAGTAGTGCACTCCTTGGTGAATACACAACCGCTCAGTTGCGTAGTCGTTTTACGGGAGTCAATGCGCCCCTTCAGTTTTTTATCCGGTATGGCATTAAGGCGTATCGGCTGGAGTATACGACAACCAATACGGATGGAAAAACCATCAAGGCGTCTGGTGCGCTAATCATTCCCTCTGTGCCAACGCCGGTTGCTATGATCAGTATGCAGCACGGCACGATTACTAGAGAGGACGACGCTCCATCGAATTTTTACTCAAGCAGCGAAGCGTATAGTTTTGGGTCTGTGTTTGCCTCTCAGGGGTATATCATTGCAGCCCCGGATTACATTGGATACGGTGCATCGAAGGATTTACCGCACACCTATGAACAGCGCAATGGACTGGCCACCGCATCGCTTGATATGATACGCGCTACCCGTGACTTCCTGACCGATCAACAGATCAACTGGGATAAGCGATTGATGATTGCGGGGTATTCAGAAGGGGGTTATGCAACCATGTCTTTGCAAAAGAAAATCGAAGAAGAAACCGGTACCGAATTCAATCTGGTGGCCTCGAGTTGTGGCGCGGGTGCCTATGACAAACCAGCGTTTATGAAGCAGATCATCAACGAAAAGTCATCAGGTGTTGATTATATTAATCGGCTTTATCTTTGGGTGTTGCAAACCTACGACCGGATTTACGGGCTCAATCGACCCGCGTCTGCTTACTTCAAAGAGCCTTATGCTACGCAAATTGCCGCTCAGGGTAATAACGCGACCATCAACGTTAGTCTGAATCAGGCTTTCACCGACAGCTTCAGGCAGGGCATTAACAACGGCACCGACAAGGCTTTTTTGGCCGCTGTTCAGGATAATGACGTGCATGACTGGAAGCCTCGTACGCCCACCCGACTTTATCACGGAGATGCCGATGAGATCGTCAATTTCCTGAATTCACAAAATGCCTACGATGCCATGACAAAACGGGGTGCTACTAATGTTCAGTTGATTCCCATTAAAGGGGCAACTCATGCCACGGGTGTTCTATCATTTATTTTAGGGACATACGATTTCTTCGGGACGATACAGTAA
- a CDS encoding OmpA family protein: MNSQLKSAGTRSLAMLMAAGILSGNILTSCKSSAQSLNKTQKGGIVGASGGAVIGGMIGKSKGNTALGAILGATVGGAAGAVIGRRMDKQAEEMKRDMPNAQVERVGEGIKVSLGSDILFDVDSYALKSDTKQQLIDFAKSLNKYEDTDIVVEGHADATGSDAHNLTLSKQRADAVAKFLEAQGVKTSRVDEKGYGEAQPIADNSTEAGRRKNRRVDVAVFANKKLQRDAKDGKIGE; the protein is encoded by the coding sequence ATGAATAGTCAGTTGAAATCAGCCGGAACCAGGTCACTTGCGATGCTTATGGCCGCCGGTATCTTATCAGGCAACATTTTAACGAGTTGTAAATCATCTGCCCAGTCGTTAAATAAAACACAGAAGGGCGGCATTGTAGGAGCCAGTGGTGGCGCTGTTATTGGCGGCATGATTGGTAAGTCGAAAGGTAATACCGCGTTGGGCGCTATACTTGGCGCTACTGTTGGTGGTGCAGCCGGGGCCGTCATTGGCCGTCGGATGGACAAGCAGGCGGAAGAAATGAAACGCGATATGCCTAATGCGCAGGTAGAGCGGGTTGGTGAGGGTATCAAAGTATCTCTTGGCTCCGACATTTTGTTTGACGTGGACTCGTACGCCCTGAAGTCAGATACGAAGCAACAGCTCATCGATTTTGCTAAATCGCTTAATAAATACGAAGATACCGATATAGTAGTGGAAGGCCATGCTGATGCTACGGGGTCAGATGCGCACAACCTGACGCTCTCGAAACAACGGGCCGATGCGGTCGCTAAATTTTTGGAAGCACAGGGCGTAAAAACATCCCGAGTAGACGAAAAAGGATACGGTGAAGCCCAGCCCATTGCAGATAACAGCACCGAAGCTGGACGTCGCAAAAACCGCCGGGTAGATGTAGCCGTTTTTGCGAACAAGAAACTGCAGCGTGATGCCAAAGATGGCAAAATAGGTGAATAA
- a CDS encoding hypervirulence associated TUDOR domain-containing protein, with product MATVKKGDEVTWNYGKGKAKGTVAEVHNDDVERTVQGATVKRKGSAEEPALVIKQGDKKIVKSASEVTKNKK from the coding sequence ATGGCAACGGTAAAAAAGGGCGACGAAGTAACCTGGAACTACGGCAAAGGCAAAGCAAAAGGCACTGTTGCCGAAGTTCACAATGACGATGTTGAACGAACGGTTCAGGGAGCCACGGTGAAACGTAAAGGATCGGCCGAAGAGCCCGCTTTGGTGATCAAACAGGGTGACAAGAAAATTGTGAAATCGGCTAGCGAAGTTACCAAGAACAAAAAGTAA
- a CDS encoding DUF3140 domain-containing protein codes for MGATELNDTQKKSARADFDEAVNMSASQLDKWLQTDESKSVGQTKDGDNESIGHQSGHHIVNILNKKTSDLSDSDYAHMEKVVSYVKRHMAQRPDKVAGSNWSYSLKNWGHDPEKK; via the coding sequence ATGGGCGCTACAGAACTCAACGATACCCAGAAAAAATCGGCCCGAGCCGATTTTGATGAAGCCGTTAATATGTCTGCTTCACAGCTTGACAAGTGGCTTCAGACGGACGAGTCCAAGTCGGTTGGGCAAACAAAAGACGGAGACAATGAGTCGATTGGTCATCAATCAGGACATCATATTGTCAATATTCTCAACAAGAAAACCAGTGACTTGTCTGACAGTGACTATGCGCACATGGAAAAGGTAGTAAGTTATGTCAAACGGCATATGGCGCAACGTCCCGATAAGGTAGCTGGCTCAAACTGGAGTTACTCGTTAAAAAACTGGGGACACGATCCGGAAAAAAAATGA
- a CDS encoding ferritin-like domain-containing protein produces MNVKQTRGEILDQLNRLLTLSHDAEKGYKEAAENAKDNELKSLFLAQSRQRAEFALSLDREIRALGGEPDNGTSIAADLHRAWINIKSTFASDDDKATVEECHRGDQEALENYNAVLQETDLVASTRELLLQQKQSIDTANATMARLALVV; encoded by the coding sequence ATGAACGTAAAACAAACACGAGGAGAAATCCTTGACCAACTCAATCGGCTTCTGACCCTTAGCCACGACGCAGAAAAAGGCTACAAGGAAGCAGCCGAAAATGCAAAAGATAATGAACTGAAGAGTCTGTTTCTGGCTCAGTCGCGCCAACGGGCAGAGTTTGCGCTGTCTCTCGACCGTGAGATTCGGGCGCTGGGTGGCGAACCAGATAACGGAACAAGTATTGCGGCTGATTTACACCGCGCCTGGATCAACATAAAATCGACATTTGCCTCCGACGACGACAAAGCCACCGTTGAGGAGTGCCACCGGGGCGATCAGGAAGCCCTTGAAAATTATAATGCTGTGTTGCAGGAAACTGATTTAGTTGCCAGCACACGTGAACTCTTGCTTCAACAAAAACAGAGCATCGATACGGCAAATGCGACGATGGCTCGTTTGGCCTTGGTAGTGTAG
- the glgX gene encoding glycogen debranching protein GlgX — MSKQSKSKSFFESIKSRPGKPYPLGATYDTEGVNFALFSENATAVYLCLYNPSDPAEEVARITLEERTDLVWHIYIEGLRPGQLYGFRVDGPYSPETGHFFNPNKLLLDPYAHAINAPVNHNNAWLGYDYTKKASEHHKNEAILSMSEEDSGPSMPKSVIIDTAFDWEDDTAPDTPLHRSIIYEMHVKGFSYLHPTIDERVRGTYAGIGTPESVDYLKRLGITAVELLPVHQFTDESYWGYNSIGFFAPQNTYSSSGMAGQQVVEFKQMVKNLHQAGIEVILDVVYNHTAEGNQLGPTLSFKGIDNRVYYHQVGDNPAYYMDYTGTGNTFNLSHPRVLQLVMDSLRYWVTDMHVDGFRFDLASALIRTDEEFGSVSSFLDTVAQDPILARVKLIAEPWDIQSYNVGGFPVRWSEWNGKFRDSLRSFWKGDDSKAAETAIRLLGSPDLYANDGRSPANSINLITAHDGFTLNDLVSYNDKHNEANGENNNDGSNDNMSWNCGAEGPTDDEAINELRERQKRNFLTTMLLSQGTPMLVMGDECGRTQQGNNNGYNQDSEISWMDWHWNDKQQALFEFTSQLTDLRRTIPLLSRRRFFDREQVAYLLPNGGEMTSDDLENPHTHCLALFIDGLRVSEQTEDGQDIGDEQLIWILNAYWEPIDFMLPKIGRKSSQWEIVVNTDTGEIHPNGSPIKGGHEISVPGRSSLLLRLK, encoded by the coding sequence ATGAGTAAACAGTCCAAATCGAAATCTTTTTTCGAATCAATTAAATCAAGACCTGGCAAACCCTATCCTTTGGGTGCTACGTATGATACTGAGGGTGTAAACTTTGCCTTATTTAGTGAAAACGCCACTGCCGTTTATTTGTGTTTATATAACCCATCCGATCCTGCTGAAGAGGTGGCTCGTATTACGCTGGAGGAACGGACGGATTTAGTTTGGCACATCTATATTGAAGGACTTCGCCCTGGACAATTATACGGGTTTCGGGTTGATGGGCCTTATTCACCGGAAACGGGCCATTTTTTCAACCCGAACAAACTCCTGCTCGACCCGTATGCCCACGCAATCAACGCGCCCGTTAACCACAACAACGCCTGGTTAGGATACGACTATACGAAGAAAGCGTCGGAGCATCACAAAAACGAAGCCATCCTGTCGATGAGTGAAGAGGATAGTGGACCAAGCATGCCCAAGAGCGTTATTATCGATACGGCTTTCGATTGGGAAGACGACACTGCTCCTGACACGCCCCTGCATCGCTCGATTATTTACGAGATGCATGTGAAAGGATTCTCCTACTTACACCCTACTATTGACGAGCGCGTTCGGGGAACGTATGCCGGAATAGGCACGCCTGAGAGTGTTGATTACCTAAAGCGGTTAGGGATCACGGCCGTTGAATTACTTCCTGTGCATCAGTTTACGGACGAGAGCTATTGGGGTTACAACAGCATTGGCTTCTTTGCTCCTCAAAATACCTATTCGTCTTCCGGCATGGCAGGCCAGCAGGTCGTTGAGTTCAAGCAGATGGTAAAAAATCTGCACCAGGCAGGCATCGAAGTCATTCTGGATGTCGTCTATAACCATACAGCGGAGGGTAATCAGCTCGGGCCAACGCTCTCCTTCAAAGGCATCGACAATCGAGTATACTACCATCAGGTTGGCGATAATCCAGCCTATTACATGGATTATACAGGTACGGGCAATACATTCAACCTGAGTCATCCCCGCGTGCTGCAATTGGTTATGGACAGCCTGCGTTATTGGGTGACCGATATGCACGTCGATGGATTCCGTTTTGACCTGGCATCTGCTCTGATTCGGACCGATGAAGAGTTCGGCTCCGTTTCGTCATTCCTGGATACCGTTGCCCAGGACCCAATTCTGGCCCGGGTGAAGCTCATCGCCGAACCTTGGGATATTCAGTCGTATAATGTTGGTGGTTTCCCTGTGCGCTGGTCGGAGTGGAACGGTAAATTCCGGGATTCACTGCGGTCCTTCTGGAAAGGTGACGATAGCAAGGCGGCTGAAACAGCGATACGCTTGCTGGGAAGTCCCGATTTATACGCCAATGATGGCCGGTCACCAGCCAACAGTATCAACCTGATTACGGCCCATGATGGCTTTACCCTCAATGATCTGGTCAGCTATAATGACAAGCACAATGAGGCCAATGGCGAAAATAACAATGACGGTTCCAACGACAATATGAGCTGGAACTGCGGAGCCGAAGGACCTACAGATGATGAGGCTATTAACGAGCTACGCGAACGCCAGAAACGAAACTTCCTGACTACTATGCTGCTCAGCCAGGGAACCCCGATGCTGGTGATGGGCGACGAGTGCGGCCGGACACAGCAGGGCAACAATAATGGCTATAATCAGGATAGCGAAATTAGCTGGATGGACTGGCATTGGAACGACAAGCAACAAGCCTTATTCGAGTTTACGAGCCAGCTTACCGACCTTCGCCGTACCATTCCGCTCCTGAGCCGACGTCGTTTCTTTGACCGGGAGCAGGTGGCTTATCTGCTCCCTAACGGTGGCGAGATGACAAGCGATGATCTGGAAAATCCGCATACACACTGCCTGGCACTCTTCATCGATGGCTTGCGTGTTTCGGAACAAACCGAAGACGGGCAGGATATTGGTGACGAACAGCTGATCTGGATCCTAAACGCCTATTGGGAACCTATTGACTTTATGCTGCCTAAAATTGGCCGTAAAAGTTCTCAGTGGGAAATCGTTGTCAACACCGATACTGGCGAGATTCATCCAAATGGCTCCCCCATTAAGGGCGGCCATGAAATTAGTGTTCCTGGCCGGTCGTCGCTGTTGTTACGACTCAAATAA